Proteins encoded by one window of Modestobacter marinus:
- a CDS encoding glutamate ABC transporter substrate-binding protein has protein sequence MSDIRLPRRRFPLITAVLATASVAVAGCGSSDSSSDAVPGGGGDDAAASGLDAVYEDAPVADEDAILPESTMAEIKERGVLRVAAALDAPLLSQQDPSSPEDVEGFDIDLAKMLAIYILGEPNIEIVPPASETREALLQNGTVDVVFNTYTITEERAEQISFAGPYFTSGLAVAVAADNEDISSIEDLDGKNVIVGANTPAVTAVPEVAPGAEVTSFATDPQAVQALVQGRGDAYVQDYTLLLAAADANDDIKIAVQPFTEEPYGIGLPPEDPEFKDFVNTWLEEIEDDGSWAEIWEATLGTVVEGDAPTPPEIGSVPGS, from the coding sequence ATGAGTGACATCCGCCTTCCCAGGCGTCGCTTCCCGTTGATCACCGCCGTGCTGGCCACCGCCTCGGTGGCGGTGGCGGGGTGCGGCTCGTCCGACTCCTCCTCCGACGCCGTCCCGGGCGGCGGCGGTGACGACGCGGCCGCCTCCGGCCTGGACGCCGTCTACGAGGACGCGCCGGTCGCCGACGAGGACGCGATCCTCCCCGAGTCGACGATGGCCGAGATCAAGGAGCGGGGCGTGCTCCGCGTCGCCGCCGCCCTGGACGCGCCGCTGCTGTCGCAGCAGGACCCGAGCAGCCCCGAGGACGTCGAGGGCTTCGACATCGACCTGGCGAAGATGCTGGCCATCTACATCCTGGGCGAGCCGAACATCGAGATCGTGCCGCCGGCGTCGGAGACCCGGGAGGCGCTGCTGCAGAACGGCACCGTCGACGTCGTCTTCAACACCTACACGATCACCGAGGAGCGGGCCGAGCAGATCAGCTTCGCCGGTCCGTACTTCACCTCGGGCCTCGCGGTGGCGGTCGCCGCCGACAACGAGGACATCTCCAGCATCGAGGACCTCGACGGCAAGAACGTCATCGTCGGCGCCAACACCCCCGCGGTCACCGCGGTGCCCGAGGTGGCCCCCGGCGCCGAGGTGACCAGCTTCGCCACCGACCCGCAGGCGGTGCAGGCGCTGGTGCAGGGCCGCGGCGACGCCTACGTGCAGGACTACACCCTGCTGCTGGCCGCGGCGGACGCCAACGACGACATCAAGATCGCCGTCCAGCCGTTCACCGAGGAGCCCTACGGCATCGGCCTGCCCCCGGAGGACCCGGAGTTCAAGGACTTCGTGAACACCTGGCTGGAGGAGATCGAGGACGACGGCTCCTGGGCCGAGATCTGGGAGGCCACCCTCGGGACGGTCGTCGAGGGCGACGCCCCGACGCCGCCGGAGATCGGCTCGGTGCCGGGCTCCTGA
- a CDS encoding C40 family peptidase produces MTTTRTSPARRPSRSGRRALVALFASAGVALTPMAAQASVGGGGAPIAAPAPAPVAPVAAPNAAAQIVVDTALAQQGKPYVWAGAGPNVYDCSGLTQYSFAAAGIALPHSSRMQSTMGVPVARADLQPGDLVFFYDPVGHVGIYIGNGLMVHAPTAGDVVRTIAVDSMWGYNSARRLV; encoded by the coding sequence ATGACGACCACTCGCACGTCCCCTGCCCGCCGTCCCTCCCGTTCCGGTCGCCGGGCACTGGTCGCGCTGTTCGCCAGCGCGGGCGTCGCCCTCACCCCGATGGCCGCCCAGGCCTCGGTCGGCGGCGGCGGAGCGCCCATCGCAGCACCCGCCCCGGCACCGGTGGCCCCGGTCGCCGCTCCCAACGCCGCCGCCCAGATCGTCGTCGACACGGCGCTCGCCCAGCAGGGCAAGCCCTACGTCTGGGCCGGGGCCGGCCCGAACGTCTACGACTGCTCGGGGCTGACGCAGTACTCCTTCGCGGCGGCCGGCATCGCGCTGCCGCACTCCTCCCGCATGCAGTCGACGATGGGCGTGCCCGTGGCCCGCGCCGACCTGCAGCCCGGTGACCTGGTCTTCTTCTACGACCCGGTGGGCCACGTCGGCATCTACATCGGCAACGGCCTGATGGTGCACGCGCCGACCGCAGGGGACGTCGTCCGCACCATCGCCGTCGACTCCATGTGGGGCTACAACTCCGCGCGTCGTCTGGTCTGA
- a CDS encoding amino acid ABC transporter permease has protein sequence MTAVIENLDPLLRALGTTVLILVVSAVGSLVLGVLVTVARVSPIPVLRGAAWAYVQVFVNIPLLALLLLAVFALPDAGLLMPLTTTVIVVLTVYEAAYVAEAVRSGINTVAAGQVEAARALGLRLSQTLRHVVVPQAVRAVVQPLGNVMIALLMNTALAATVGVVELTSAVNKVNLVAAQPIPIFTAAGLTYMALALAIGLAAGRIEKKVAIHR, from the coding sequence GTGACTGCAGTGATCGAGAACCTGGACCCCTTGCTGAGGGCGCTGGGGACCACCGTGCTGATCCTGGTGGTCTCCGCGGTCGGTTCCCTGGTGCTCGGGGTCCTGGTCACCGTGGCCCGGGTGAGCCCCATCCCGGTGCTGCGCGGGGCCGCCTGGGCCTACGTGCAGGTGTTCGTCAACATCCCCCTGCTGGCGCTGCTGCTGCTGGCCGTCTTCGCACTGCCCGACGCCGGGCTGCTCATGCCGCTGACCACCACCGTGATCGTCGTGCTCACCGTCTACGAGGCGGCGTACGTGGCCGAGGCGGTGCGCAGCGGGATCAACACCGTCGCGGCCGGGCAGGTCGAGGCCGCCCGGGCGCTGGGGCTGCGGCTGTCGCAGACGCTGCGGCACGTCGTCGTCCCGCAGGCGGTGCGCGCCGTCGTGCAGCCGCTGGGCAACGTGATGATCGCGCTGCTGATGAACACCGCGCTGGCCGCCACGGTCGGCGTGGTCGAGCTGACCTCGGCGGTGAACAAGGTGAACCTGGTCGCCGCCCAGCCGATCCCGATCTTCACCGCCGCCGGCCTCACCTACATGGCGCTCGCGCTGGCCATCGGGCTGGCCGCCGGGCGGATCGAGAAGAAGGTGGCGATCCACCGATGA
- a CDS encoding ROK family transcriptional regulator, which yields MPTPAGDRSATSPSEVLSLVRLGRATSRADVARETGLSATTAAARVEMLIRRGWLVETGTGPSAGGRPPRRLEMRGEAGRVVAVSLGERHAAIAVLDAAGRQVAERHLPIVIADGPEVVLRTVVTTVEEAVAGLDDGVADAPPLLALCVGVPGPVSARTGLVVSPARMPGWNGADVAALVRQWLPVPVIVQNDANLMALGEHAAGGSATEQMVFVKVGSGIGCGVVAGGALHRGSGGFAGDISHTTVPGAPPVPCSCGRVGCLDAVASGAALVEQLAERGVPSSGTEGMLDLARDAHPLTTQLLREAGSSTGTVLSTILNFFNPERLVIGGHLSSAEAFVAGVRSAIYAQCPPMITDGLEVAVSRVGQQAAVLGAAREALDLAFSPEQLAARAAAR from the coding sequence ATGCCCACCCCCGCCGGTGACCGGTCGGCCACCTCCCCGAGCGAGGTCCTCTCCCTCGTCCGGCTCGGCCGCGCCACCTCACGCGCCGACGTCGCGCGCGAGACGGGACTGTCGGCGACCACCGCCGCCGCCCGGGTGGAGATGCTGATCCGGCGCGGCTGGCTCGTGGAGACCGGCACCGGGCCCTCGGCCGGCGGGCGGCCGCCCCGCCGGCTGGAGATGCGCGGGGAGGCCGGGCGGGTGGTCGCGGTCAGCCTGGGGGAGCGGCACGCGGCGATCGCCGTCCTCGACGCGGCCGGCCGGCAGGTCGCCGAGCGGCATCTGCCGATCGTCATCGCCGACGGCCCGGAGGTGGTGCTGCGCACCGTGGTCACCACCGTCGAGGAGGCCGTCGCCGGGCTCGACGACGGTGTGGCGGACGCGCCGCCGCTGCTGGCGCTGTGCGTCGGCGTGCCCGGGCCGGTCAGCGCGCGCACCGGCCTGGTCGTCTCCCCGGCCCGGATGCCCGGCTGGAACGGCGCCGACGTCGCCGCCCTCGTGCGGCAGTGGCTGCCGGTGCCGGTGATCGTGCAGAACGACGCGAACCTGATGGCGCTCGGCGAGCACGCCGCGGGCGGGTCGGCGACCGAGCAGATGGTGTTCGTGAAGGTCGGCTCCGGCATCGGCTGCGGCGTCGTCGCCGGTGGCGCCCTGCACCGGGGCAGCGGTGGGTTCGCCGGCGACATCAGCCACACCACGGTGCCCGGGGCGCCGCCGGTGCCGTGCTCCTGCGGGCGGGTCGGCTGCCTGGACGCCGTGGCCAGCGGCGCCGCCCTGGTCGAGCAGCTCGCCGAGCGCGGCGTGCCCTCCTCGGGCACCGAGGGGATGCTCGACCTGGCCCGGGACGCGCACCCGCTGACCACCCAGCTGCTGCGCGAGGCCGGCAGCAGCACCGGCACCGTGCTGTCGACGATCCTCAACTTCTTCAACCCGGAGCGGCTGGTGATCGGCGGGCACCTGAGCAGCGCCGAGGCGTTCGTGGCCGGGGTGCGCTCGGCGATCTACGCGCAGTGCCCGCCGATGATCACCGACGGCCTGGAGGTCGCGGTGAGCCGGGTCGGCCAGCAGGCCGCCGTCCTGGGCGCCGCCCGGGAGGCGCTGGACCTCGCCTTCTCCCCGGAGCAGCTGGCCGCGCGCGCCGCCGCCCGCTGA
- a CDS encoding alpha/beta fold hydrolase, which yields MSTPTTHPPRTVQVGDIAVAVQEYGDGEPLLVVNGTSQSLGFWADLAQGWAGDHRVITYDLRGMGGSERGSGPFSVASLATDALGLLDALEIERAHVLGYSLGSAIAQELVLAAPDRVVSLVLYCTWARTDGFQRAMMTGLAHPWRTGDLAAALGALGVAFSPQLLDSPEFGALIEELLPLFPSTEQQIRTTAEQWDADLAHDTLDRLGRITAPTLVIAGEQDLLTPPWHGQQVAAAIPGARLEMFTGPGSSHALGVERAAEFVPLVSGFLAEHRTS from the coding sequence TTGAGCACACCGACGACCCACCCGCCACGCACCGTGCAGGTCGGCGACATCGCCGTCGCCGTCCAGGAGTACGGCGACGGCGAGCCACTGCTGGTGGTCAACGGCACCAGCCAGTCCCTCGGCTTCTGGGCCGACCTCGCCCAGGGCTGGGCCGGCGACCACCGGGTGATCACCTACGACCTGCGCGGGATGGGCGGATCGGAACGGGGGTCCGGGCCGTTCAGCGTCGCCTCCCTGGCCACCGATGCGCTGGGGCTGCTCGACGCCCTGGAGATCGAGCGCGCGCACGTGCTCGGCTACTCGCTGGGCAGCGCCATCGCGCAGGAGCTCGTGCTGGCCGCGCCGGACCGGGTCGTCTCGCTCGTCCTCTACTGCACGTGGGCCCGGACCGACGGGTTCCAGCGGGCGATGATGACCGGCCTCGCGCACCCGTGGCGGACCGGCGACCTGGCGGCGGCGCTCGGCGCGCTCGGGGTCGCGTTCTCGCCGCAGCTGCTGGACAGCCCCGAGTTCGGTGCGCTGATCGAGGAGCTGCTGCCGCTGTTCCCCAGCACCGAGCAACAGATCCGCACCACCGCCGAGCAGTGGGACGCCGACCTGGCGCACGACACCCTCGACCGGCTCGGCCGGATCACCGCGCCGACGCTGGTGATCGCCGGTGAGCAGGACCTGCTGACACCCCCGTGGCACGGCCAGCAGGTGGCCGCCGCCATCCCCGGGGCGCGGCTGGAGATGTTCACCGGCCCGGGTTCCAGCCACGCCCTCGGCGTCGAGCGGGCCGCGGAGTTCGTGCCGCTGGTCAGCGGGTTCCTCGCCGAGCACCGGACGTCCTGA
- a CDS encoding bifunctional metallophosphatase/5'-nucleotidase, with protein MRRRTTVTVAAAVLAMTFGAVTPAAAGQGGHDDGHGGGWGHGPGNGHGNGHGNGHGKGKSLELTMLATTDLHGRVQDWDYFRDAPYTERSGDATGLARVSSVVDSVRAEKGADSVFVVDNGDFLQGTPLTYLAAQQSPEAEHPMAAAYDVIGYDAQVVGNHEFNYGLDTLAGYVDDVDHPVLGANVIDVATGEPYLPPYTLQEMKVRGAKPVTVGIIGLTTPGSAIWDRNNVEGQVEFRDMVETAQQWVPVVAEQADVVVVLAHAGVGGTSSYDDPAVGTENPSDVIARTVPGIDAMVVGHTHRDAPSQIVVNEVTGEEVLLTQPYRWGGTVSQVDFELTKTRGQWDVTNATATALRTKDYPEDPEVLAVTDEAHQATVDYVNQVVATSTEELTTLTSRYEDTPILDFIQQVQTETVDAALEGTDRADLPVLSIAAPFSREAVFPQGEVTIRDIAGLYVFDNTLEAVELTGAQVRDYLEESASYFTQVPATGDVDPETITNADGTPDYNYDVLSGVDYDLDVSRQVGERVTRLEIDGEPVADDARFVVAVNNYRRSGGGGFPHISTAPVVYNEQLEIRQLLIEWAQERGVIDPADFYVENWQLVRDGEPLLG; from the coding sequence GTGCGCAGACGGACGACGGTGACGGTCGCGGCAGCGGTGCTGGCGATGACCTTCGGGGCGGTGACCCCCGCGGCGGCCGGCCAGGGGGGCCACGACGACGGCCACGGTGGCGGGTGGGGCCACGGGCCCGGCAACGGGCACGGCAACGGGCACGGCAACGGGCACGGCAAGGGGAAGAGCCTCGAGCTGACCATGCTCGCCACCACCGACCTGCACGGCCGCGTGCAGGACTGGGACTACTTCCGCGACGCGCCGTACACCGAGCGCTCCGGGGACGCGACGGGCCTGGCCCGGGTGTCGTCGGTGGTCGACTCGGTGCGCGCGGAGAAGGGCGCGGACAGCGTCTTCGTCGTCGACAACGGCGACTTCCTGCAGGGCACGCCGCTCACCTACCTGGCCGCCCAGCAGTCGCCGGAGGCCGAGCACCCGATGGCGGCGGCCTACGACGTCATCGGCTACGACGCCCAGGTCGTCGGCAACCACGAGTTCAACTACGGCCTGGACACCCTGGCCGGCTACGTCGACGACGTCGACCACCCGGTGCTCGGTGCCAACGTCATCGACGTCGCCACCGGTGAGCCGTACCTGCCGCCGTACACGCTGCAGGAGATGAAGGTGCGCGGCGCGAAGCCGGTCACCGTCGGCATCATCGGCCTGACCACGCCCGGCTCCGCGATCTGGGACCGCAACAACGTCGAGGGCCAGGTCGAGTTCCGCGACATGGTCGAGACGGCGCAGCAGTGGGTGCCGGTCGTCGCGGAGCAGGCCGACGTCGTCGTCGTCCTCGCGCACGCCGGGGTCGGCGGGACGTCGTCCTACGACGACCCGGCCGTGGGCACGGAGAACCCCTCCGACGTCATCGCCCGGACGGTGCCCGGCATCGACGCCATGGTCGTCGGCCACACGCACCGCGACGCCCCGTCCCAGATCGTGGTCAACGAGGTCACCGGCGAGGAGGTGCTGCTCACCCAGCCCTACCGCTGGGGCGGCACGGTCAGCCAGGTCGACTTCGAGCTGACCAAGACCCGCGGCCAGTGGGACGTCACCAATGCCACGGCCACCGCGCTGCGCACCAAGGACTACCCGGAGGACCCCGAGGTCCTCGCCGTCACCGACGAGGCGCACCAGGCGACGGTCGACTACGTCAACCAGGTCGTGGCCACCTCCACCGAGGAGCTGACCACGCTGACCAGCCGGTACGAGGACACGCCGATCCTCGACTTCATCCAGCAGGTGCAGACCGAGACCGTGGACGCCGCGCTCGAGGGCACCGACCGGGCTGACCTGCCGGTGCTGTCGATCGCCGCCCCGTTCAGCCGGGAGGCGGTCTTCCCGCAGGGCGAGGTCACCATCCGGGACATCGCCGGGCTCTACGTCTTCGACAACACCCTCGAGGCGGTCGAGCTCACCGGCGCCCAGGTGCGCGACTACCTGGAGGAGTCGGCGAGCTACTTCACCCAGGTGCCGGCCACCGGCGACGTCGACCCCGAGACGATCACCAACGCCGACGGGACGCCGGACTACAACTACGACGTGCTCTCCGGCGTCGACTACGACCTGGACGTCTCCCGGCAGGTCGGCGAGCGGGTCACCCGGCTGGAGATCGACGGTGAGCCGGTGGCCGACGACGCCCGGTTCGTCGTCGCGGTGAACAACTACCGGCGCTCCGGCGGTGGCGGGTTCCCGCACATCTCCACGGCGCCGGTGGTCTACAACGAGCAGCTGGAGATCCGCCAGCTGCTCATCGAGTGGGCGCAGGAGCGCGGCGTCATCGACCCGGCCGACTTCTACGTGGAGAACTGGCAGCTCGTCCGCGACGGCGAGCCGCTGCTCGGCTGA
- a CDS encoding HNH endonuclease signature motif containing protein gives MSELISALDALGADDLHALTDGQVLDRTAMLVQVVNRASAELTRTVRCADATQAAEHDGLKSMRSWLIGHARLAPAEASRILRSGRALEHFPTLAAGFAEGQVTPEQVDVVAKKVGPVEAARAGEQGIDLAAFDEVWTQVAMGSPHQSLVAAVQAFEDALDPDGPEPDPTEERRLTIATHADGSITGRFDLDATGGEKVKAAIESIVQANRPQGDERTRAQQNADALVQLADNQLAAGSLPTLRTVKPHVVVGIDIEDLVDPATGAGAAELGFGATISAARARYLACDGSISRIVMGPDGIPLDLGRDHRVVTPGLRRAVERRDKSCVFAGCGAPTHWCDVHHLIHWLHGGETSLSNSALLCERHHTKVHHGFRVERDPDGRWRTWRPDDTEILIGPPL, from the coding sequence GTGAGCGAGTTGATCTCCGCGCTGGATGCCCTAGGCGCCGATGACCTGCACGCCCTGACCGACGGCCAGGTGCTGGACCGGACGGCCATGTTGGTGCAGGTGGTGAACCGCGCGTCGGCGGAGTTGACCCGCACCGTGCGGTGTGCGGACGCCACGCAGGCCGCCGAGCACGACGGGCTGAAGTCCATGCGGTCCTGGCTGATCGGGCACGCACGGCTCGCGCCGGCCGAGGCCTCGCGGATCCTGCGATCCGGGCGGGCCCTGGAGCACTTCCCGACGCTGGCGGCCGGGTTCGCCGAGGGTCAGGTGACCCCCGAGCAGGTCGACGTGGTGGCCAAGAAGGTCGGCCCGGTCGAGGCCGCCCGCGCCGGGGAGCAGGGCATCGACCTGGCGGCGTTCGATGAGGTGTGGACTCAGGTGGCGATGGGCTCACCGCACCAGTCGCTGGTCGCCGCGGTGCAGGCCTTCGAGGACGCCTTGGACCCCGACGGGCCGGAGCCAGACCCCACCGAGGAGCGGCGGCTCACGATCGCCACGCACGCCGATGGTTCGATCACCGGCCGGTTCGACCTGGACGCGACCGGCGGGGAGAAGGTCAAGGCCGCGATCGAGTCGATCGTGCAGGCCAACCGCCCGCAGGGTGATGAGCGGACCCGGGCGCAGCAGAACGCCGACGCGCTGGTGCAGTTGGCGGACAACCAGCTCGCCGCGGGGAGCCTGCCCACGCTGCGCACCGTCAAGCCGCACGTCGTGGTCGGCATCGACATCGAGGACCTGGTCGACCCGGCCACCGGCGCCGGGGCGGCGGAGCTGGGGTTCGGGGCGACGATCTCCGCCGCCCGCGCCCGCTACCTGGCGTGTGACGGGAGCATCTCCCGGATCGTGATGGGTCCCGACGGCATCCCGCTGGACCTGGGCCGGGACCACCGGGTGGTCACCCCGGGGCTGCGCAGGGCCGTGGAACGCCGGGACAAGAGCTGCGTGTTCGCCGGCTGTGGTGCACCGACCCACTGGTGCGATGTGCACCACCTGATCCACTGGCTGCACGGCGGTGAGACGTCGTTGAGCAACTCGGCCCTGTTGTGCGAACGGCACCACACCAAGGTCCACCACGGGTTCCGGGTCGAACGAGATCCCGACGGCCGGTGGCGGACCTGGCGTCCCGACGACACCGAGATCCTCATCGGCCCACCGCTGTAG
- a CDS encoding amino acid ABC transporter ATP-binding protein: MVSMRGVDKRFGDLRVLRSIDLEVAPREVVVVIGPSGSGKSTLCRTINRLEPIDAGEIRVDGRPLPAEGAELAQLRADVGMVFQSFNLFGHLSVLDNVMLAPLRVRKVAKATARTEAMALLERVGIADKADRVPAQLSGGQQQRAAIARSLAMHPKLMLFDEPTSALDPEMVNEVLEVMTALAADGMTMVVVTHEMGFARRAADRVVFMDAGQIVEVAPPAEFFDATRSERARSFLSNVLAH, encoded by the coding sequence ATGGTGAGCATGCGCGGCGTCGACAAGCGCTTCGGCGACCTGCGCGTCCTGCGGTCGATCGACCTGGAGGTCGCCCCCCGGGAGGTCGTCGTGGTCATCGGGCCGTCCGGGTCGGGCAAGTCGACGCTGTGCCGCACGATCAACCGGCTCGAGCCGATCGACGCCGGTGAGATCCGGGTCGACGGCCGGCCGCTGCCCGCGGAGGGCGCCGAGCTCGCCCAGCTGCGCGCCGACGTCGGGATGGTCTTCCAGTCCTTCAACCTGTTCGGCCACCTGAGCGTGCTGGACAACGTGATGCTGGCGCCGCTGCGGGTGCGCAAGGTCGCCAAGGCCACCGCCCGCACCGAGGCGATGGCGCTGCTGGAGCGGGTGGGCATCGCCGACAAGGCCGACCGCGTCCCCGCCCAGCTCTCCGGCGGCCAGCAGCAGCGCGCCGCGATCGCCCGCTCGCTGGCGATGCACCCGAAGCTGATGCTCTTCGACGAGCCGACCTCGGCCCTGGACCCGGAGATGGTCAACGAGGTCCTCGAGGTGATGACCGCACTGGCGGCCGACGGCATGACGATGGTCGTGGTCACCCACGAGATGGGCTTCGCCCGCCGCGCCGCCGACCGCGTCGTGTTCATGGACGCCGGTCAGATCGTTGAGGTGGCCCCGCCGGCGGAGTTCTTCGACGCCACCCGGAGCGAGCGTGCGCGCTCGTTCCTCTCCAACGTGCTGGCCCACTGA